The Mycoplasma sp. 1654_15 genome contains a region encoding:
- a CDS encoding ABC transporter permease gives MTKIIDYIKEKEILKKSYVWIILILFYIPIIFGAVFSFNAPSKKGFISTTWNSFSLQAFSDLAKVSFASALVNSIIIAISTTLIVIIISLITVFALWKQRNKSVKSYVNLSSNIPLINPDVITAVAMAIILSLLFGTLIATKEGLIRAIVSHVVMTLPYGILLLYPRSEKFSKTLFEASQDLGYNKFKTWFLIYLKYMIPAVISTSVVVVFLSFDDFIITKITSNSQTVGTLLYQGTFKTWALLLGAIMLILIVVGNVFWIRYKLKKDKRGRNEI, from the coding sequence TTAATTTTGTTTTATATTCCGATAATTTTTGGTGCAGTATTTTCTTTTAATGCTCCATCAAAAAAAGGTTTTATTTCCACAACTTGAAATAGTTTTTCTTTACAAGCTTTTAGTGATTTAGCTAAAGTTTCATTTGCTTCTGCTTTAGTAAATTCAATCATTATAGCAATTTCTACCACACTAATAGTTATCATAATTTCATTAATTACAGTTTTTGCGCTTTGAAAACAAAGAAATAAAAGTGTAAAATCCTATGTTAATCTTTCTTCAAATATTCCATTAATTAATCCAGATGTTATAACAGCTGTTGCGATGGCAATTATTTTATCCTTGTTATTTGGAACATTAATAGCTACAAAAGAAGGTTTAATCAGAGCAATAGTTTCTCATGTTGTAATGACTTTGCCATATGGTATTTTGCTTCTTTATCCTAGAAGTGAAAAATTTTCTAAGACTTTGTTTGAAGCATCTCAAGACTTAGGATACAACAAATTCAAAACCTGATTTTTAATTTACTTAAAATACATGATTCCTGCTGTTATTTCAACTTCAGTTGTTGTTGTCTTTTTATCATTTGATGATTTTATTATTACTAAAATTACTTCAAATTCACAAACAGTAGGAACCTTACTTTATCAAGGAACTTTTAAAACCTGAGCATTATTATTAGGTGCTATTATGTTGATTTTAATAGTAGTTGGAAACGTATTTTGAATTAGATATAAATTAAAAAAAGATAAAAGAGGTAGAAATGAAATTTAA
- a CDS encoding spermidine/putrescine substrate binding protein: protein MKFKFKSKYKWGIFGFFFLLICSLMIAAKIQLPFKPLIMNYEAYISQAGREEVEKDFDYREFGDVSEFTKAIEDKRTIGGVGSDFQIARLVQKNLIQKIDWYKLFENSENEKLKEGFQTPENYFSLNQEQKKAVLSRKRSTFESLIRPEVVKHIDEYDQFLVDKEGNKIDTDKDGIADRFWEFFIPYYTQDKVIAYTIGDYEKNNKVYDIKPELAKNQKYKENKEQIQDKGIEFLDQSVAGIGKTLREYGYKYFEWTEAMRDNLLLGSEKVGNYSGVVTKDNYKQQIDGFVSYIKDITGKDFEDLKFNYYNSSGLELATTLIDIEKKPEVGFIYNGDALDAHYSQDNFEWLEDGKTLNIIRPKNNLTLLDGWIILKDVETNVVNQLYKTLYNSVYKGEDYSKDQMLQMSLEKTKYKDENDNKFKYGYVLNFENLPNLANFDFINYTPSFINTFEFFKKTYFNDEVETIKLLDENDNPTQEEGFLIKDENGIVQATEQDPTLTFDQLVAKAEERSSLFGLNIYLSQQPKQTVFGQRPEDFPEDPTFDIHYSFIAPVDENLDSNIRTYYNMKTKS from the coding sequence ATGAAATTTAAGTTCAAATCTAAGTACAAATGAGGTATTTTTGGCTTCTTTTTTCTTCTTATTTGTTCATTAATGATAGCAGCAAAAATTCAGTTACCATTTAAACCTTTGATCATGAATTATGAAGCTTATATTTCTCAAGCAGGAAGAGAAGAAGTTGAAAAAGACTTCGATTATAGAGAATTTGGTGATGTTTCCGAATTTACCAAAGCCATTGAAGATAAAAGAACAATAGGAGGTGTAGGTTCTGATTTTCAAATTGCAAGATTAGTACAAAAAAACTTGATTCAAAAAATTGATTGATATAAACTTTTTGAAAATTCAGAAAATGAAAAATTAAAAGAAGGTTTTCAAACACCTGAAAATTATTTTTCTTTAAATCAAGAACAAAAAAAGGCTGTTTTATCAAGAAAAAGAAGCACTTTTGAATCTTTAATTAGACCAGAAGTAGTAAAACATATTGATGAATATGATCAATTTTTAGTAGATAAAGAAGGAAACAAAATAGATACAGACAAAGATGGAATTGCTGATCGTTTTTGAGAATTTTTTATCCCATATTACACACAAGATAAAGTAATTGCTTACACAATAGGTGATTACGAAAAAAATAATAAAGTTTATGACATAAAACCTGAGCTTGCAAAAAATCAAAAATATAAAGAAAATAAAGAACAGATTCAAGACAAAGGAATTGAATTTTTAGATCAGTCAGTTGCAGGAATTGGAAAAACTCTAAGAGAATATGGTTATAAATATTTCGAATGAACAGAAGCTATGAGAGATAATTTATTATTAGGTTCAGAAAAAGTAGGAAATTATTCTGGGGTAGTTACTAAAGATAATTACAAACAACAAATTGATGGATTTGTAAGTTACATTAAAGATATTACTGGCAAAGACTTTGAAGACTTAAAGTTTAATTACTACAATTCTTCAGGACTTGAATTAGCAACAACTTTAATTGATATTGAAAAAAAACCAGAAGTTGGTTTTATATATAATGGAGATGCGTTGGATGCTCATTATAGTCAAGATAATTTTGAATGACTTGAAGATGGAAAAACTTTAAACATTATTAGACCTAAAAACAATCTAACATTATTAGATGGTTGAATAATATTAAAAGATGTAGAAACAAATGTAGTAAATCAACTATATAAAACTTTATACAACTCAGTTTACAAAGGTGAAGATTATTCAAAAGACCAAATGCTACAAATGTCTTTAGAAAAAACAAAATATAAAGATGAAAATGACAATAAATTCAAATATGGTTATGTTTTAAATTTTGAGAACTTACCTAATTTGGCAAATTTTGACTTTATTAACTATACACCTTCATTTATAAATACTTTTGAGTTTTTTAAAAAGACTTATTTTAATGATGAAGTAGAGACTATTAAACTTTTAGATGAAAATGATAATCCTACACAAGAAGAAGGATTTTTGATTAAAGATGAAAATGGAATTGTTCAAGCCACAGAACAAGATCCAACATTAACTTTTGATCAATTAGTTGCAAAAGCAGAAGAAAGATCTTCATTATTCGGATTAAATATTTACCTTTCACAGCAACCAAAACAAACAGTTTTTGGTCAGAGACCTGAAGATTTTCCTGAAGACCCAACTTTTGACATTCACTATTCTTTTATAGCTCCAGTTGACGAAAATCTAGATTCTAATATTAGAACTTATTACAATATGAAAACAAAATCTTAA
- the secG gene encoding preprotein translocase subunit SecG yields MLKEILLGIIIIFSVCIMILSLLMSPHSNSFSGALVGSSDLDLFKVSKERGFRKFTKWAMFICGLLFLTLALIIRLL; encoded by the coding sequence ATGTTAAAAGAAATATTGTTAGGCATAATTATCATCTTTTCAGTTTGTATAATGATACTCTCATTATTAATGTCTCCACATTCAAACTCATTTTCAGGAGCTCTTGTTGGATCTAGTGATCTAGATTTATTTAAGGTTTCAAAAGAAAGAGGCTTTAGAAAATTTACCAAATGAGCAATGTTTATTTGTGGTTTGCTATTTTTAACACTTGCTTTAATTATTAGATTATTATAA
- the rnr gene encoding ribonuclease R: MQISNEQLFNFLKKPRSFIEIAKKFNIFFEENPQLTSFLSHLVESNLIFKNNKGLYFCPNILSSHIGIFRATQKGYGFVELKESSDSVFIPAKFTASAHDQDEVKINVYQDEIKSDKTYGVVTKIITRKLKFLIGKVIKNGDYFDFEPYNSLKNEVFFRWVSTKDLILNEYVKVEIVEYSKNILKIALVKNIANEKEKFWYLQVPLVESGVEINFPTDVEQELAQIPDSIAKIDADRIDLRSNTIVTIDGDDTKDFDDAISVEKLANNNYRLGVHIADVSYYVKEDTFLNEDAATRGTSIYLPNMVIPMLPEKLSNGICSLNPNVDRYTITMEAEIDSQGNNVDVKIYPSVINSKARLTYNQVNKYYKNEENNFTNEVKTLLDNALELAKILRKYKENQGYVNLDIEETKVILDEEGYTKALEVKKTGISEALIEDFMVRANENVSEYLAKKKFPLIYRIHDKPDVERIEEFNRVLKSLGVNVVIPYQLSSKTFADAVEKIKEQRLDNFIKIMILRTMQKAVYSPINHGHFGLASEFYSHFTSPIRRYPDLLLHRIIRHFLFENKKDVLHFERILELQSKTTSELEQRAQTLERKIVSIKKTEFFSTKIGEKFNGQITSIKKFGFFVELENNVDVLVHISDLQTNEKEEFVLSDDGFTLANKFYKYQLGQHIQIEILNIDIPFGKISAKVVLNEQTNNK; encoded by the coding sequence ATGCAAATTAGTAATGAACAACTGTTTAACTTTTTAAAAAAACCAAGAAGTTTTATTGAAATTGCAAAAAAATTCAATATTTTTTTTGAAGAAAACCCTCAATTAACAAGCTTTTTATCACATTTAGTAGAATCAAATTTAATCTTTAAAAACAATAAAGGACTTTATTTTTGTCCAAATATTTTAAGTTCACATATCGGAATTTTTAGAGCAACCCAAAAAGGTTATGGATTTGTAGAATTAAAAGAAAGCTCCGATTCTGTTTTTATTCCAGCAAAATTTACTGCTTCAGCTCACGATCAAGATGAAGTAAAAATTAATGTTTATCAAGATGAAATTAAAAGTGATAAAACTTATGGAGTAGTTACAAAAATAATTACTCGCAAGCTTAAATTTTTAATAGGTAAAGTTATAAAAAATGGTGATTATTTTGATTTTGAACCATATAATAGCTTGAAAAATGAAGTATTTTTTAGATGAGTTTCTACAAAAGATTTAATTTTAAATGAGTATGTTAAAGTTGAAATTGTAGAATACAGTAAGAATATCTTGAAAATAGCTTTAGTTAAAAACATTGCCAATGAAAAAGAAAAATTCTGATATTTACAAGTTCCACTAGTTGAATCCGGAGTTGAAATTAATTTTCCAACCGACGTAGAACAAGAATTAGCTCAAATTCCAGATTCTATAGCTAAAATAGACGCAGATAGAATTGATTTAAGATCAAATACAATTGTGACTATTGATGGAGATGATACAAAAGATTTTGATGATGCAATTTCAGTAGAAAAACTTGCAAATAACAACTACAGATTGGGTGTTCACATAGCAGATGTTAGTTACTATGTAAAAGAAGATACATTTTTAAATGAAGATGCAGCTACAAGAGGTACTTCAATTTACTTACCGAACATGGTTATTCCGATGCTTCCAGAAAAACTCTCAAATGGAATTTGTTCTTTAAATCCAAATGTTGATCGATACACAATTACTATGGAAGCTGAAATTGATTCTCAAGGAAATAATGTTGATGTAAAAATATATCCTTCTGTCATAAATTCAAAAGCTAGATTAACATATAATCAAGTTAATAAATACTATAAAAATGAAGAAAATAATTTTACAAATGAAGTAAAAACACTGTTAGATAATGCTTTAGAATTAGCAAAAATTTTACGAAAATATAAAGAAAATCAAGGTTATGTAAATCTTGATATTGAAGAGACAAAAGTAATTTTAGATGAAGAAGGTTATACTAAAGCACTTGAAGTTAAAAAAACAGGAATTTCCGAAGCTTTAATTGAAGATTTTATGGTTAGAGCAAACGAAAATGTTTCTGAATATTTAGCCAAAAAGAAATTTCCACTAATTTATCGTATTCATGATAAACCCGATGTTGAAAGAATTGAAGAATTTAATCGAGTTTTAAAATCTTTAGGTGTAAATGTTGTCATTCCTTATCAATTAAGTTCAAAAACTTTTGCAGATGCAGTAGAAAAAATAAAAGAACAAAGACTTGATAATTTCATTAAAATAATGATTTTAAGAACAATGCAAAAAGCAGTTTATTCTCCGATAAATCATGGGCATTTTGGTTTAGCTTCTGAATTTTATAGTCATTTTACAAGTCCAATAAGAAGATATCCTGACCTTCTTTTACATAGGATAATTAGACATTTTTTATTTGAAAACAAAAAAGATGTGCTTCATTTTGAAAGGATTTTAGAACTTCAGTCAAAAACTACATCTGAGCTTGAACAGCGAGCACAAACTTTAGAAAGAAAAATAGTTTCAATTAAAAAAACAGAGTTTTTTTCAACTAAAATTGGAGAGAAATTCAATGGACAAATTACTTCAATTAAAAAGTTTGGTTTTTTTGTTGAATTAGAAAATAATGTAGATGTTTTAGTTCATATCAGCGACTTACAAACCAATGAAAAAGAAGAGTTTGTTCTTTCAGATGATGGTTTTACTTTAGCTAATAAATTTTACAAATACCAACTTGGACAACACATTCAAATTGAAATTTTAAATATTGATATTCCTTTTGGTAAAATTTCAGCAAAAGTAGTGTTAAATGAGCAAACCAACAACAAATAA
- a CDS encoding ATP-binding cassette domain-containing protein, with protein sequence MSKIQLKAVNVSKTFKKKIIFSNVNLEIYEGDSIAILGRNGKGKTLLLNILAGSQEPDKGYIELFNNDPQHPWDHIGYLEQQGKRVNNIKVKDFLAVVQLTLLTKEAQENYQDLIELLAIENIFNTKIASLSGGEKQKLAILQLFLNKPKIIFLDELYNNLDYFIRENLVKYILEYKEKYNATLLFVSHHKEEILRLATRIWLLEDSSIKVNTNDIEGFFKEDNKNNIFI encoded by the coding sequence ATGAGTAAAATTCAATTAAAAGCAGTTAATGTTTCAAAAACATTCAAGAAAAAAATCATTTTTTCAAATGTGAATCTTGAGATATATGAAGGTGATTCGATAGCTATTTTAGGAAGAAATGGAAAAGGTAAAACATTGTTGTTAAATATTTTAGCAGGTTCTCAAGAACCAGATAAAGGTTATATAGAACTTTTTAACAACGATCCACAACATCCTTGAGATCATATTGGTTATTTAGAACAACAAGGTAAAAGAGTCAATAATATAAAAGTTAAAGATTTTTTAGCAGTAGTTCAACTCACTTTGCTTACAAAGGAAGCACAAGAAAATTATCAAGATTTAATAGAATTACTTGCAATAGAAAATATTTTTAATACAAAAATAGCTAGTTTATCAGGTGGGGAAAAACAAAAATTAGCAATTTTACAATTATTTTTAAATAAACCTAAAATTATTTTTTTAGATGAGTTATATAACAATTTAGATTATTTTATAAGAGAAAATTTAGTTAAATATATCCTTGAATATAAAGAAAAATATAATGCTACTTTATTATTTGTTTCACACCATAAAGAAGAAATTTTAAGATTAGCAACACGAATTTGACTACTAGAAGATAGCTCAATAAAAGTAAATACTAACGATATAGAAGGTTTTTTTAAAGAAGATAATAAAAACAATATTTTTATATAA
- a CDS encoding phospho-furanose lactonase → MKKFARTVLGDINPSQLGVADCHDHLIKNYGPEAHEHPDFIMMSKDAAVKEMLEYVAKGGKTVVTMDPPNVGRDVYQMLDIAKKLESKANIIMATGFHKAAFYDKGASWLALAPTDKIVKMIVAEIEEGMDEYNYSGPVVKRSKAKAGIIKAGTGYAAIDRLEFKSLEVAARSSILTGAPILVHTQLGTMAYEAAQYLIDFGVNPRKIQLSHLNKNPDKFYYEKIIKELGVSLCFDGPDRVKYYTDSTLAENIKYLVDKGYQKHITLSLDAGRILYQRHYGIEKGKFTFGLGYLFDRFIPLLKQVGVSQEAIDDMLINNPREILTFDEKREFNKDSLPQRVLDIKKTFKI, encoded by the coding sequence ATGAAAAAATTTGCAAGAACAGTTTTAGGTGATATAAATCCTAGCCAATTAGGTGTGGCAGATTGCCATGATCACTTAATTAAAAATTATGGACCAGAAGCACACGAGCATCCAGATTTCATAATGATGTCTAAAGATGCTGCAGTAAAAGAAATGCTTGAATATGTAGCAAAAGGAGGAAAAACTGTTGTTACAATGGACCCACCAAATGTAGGTCGTGATGTATACCAAATGTTAGATATAGCGAAAAAATTAGAATCAAAAGCTAACATTATTATGGCAACAGGATTTCATAAAGCAGCTTTTTATGACAAAGGAGCTTCTTGACTTGCTTTAGCTCCAACAGATAAAATAGTAAAAATGATTGTAGCCGAAATAGAAGAAGGAATGGATGAGTACAACTACAGCGGACCTGTTGTTAAAAGATCTAAAGCAAAGGCTGGAATTATTAAAGCAGGAACAGGCTATGCAGCTATTGATCGTTTAGAATTTAAATCATTAGAAGTTGCTGCTAGATCTTCAATTTTAACCGGAGCTCCAATTTTAGTTCATACTCAATTAGGAACTATGGCTTATGAGGCTGCGCAATATTTAATTGATTTTGGTGTAAATCCAAGAAAAATTCAACTTTCACACTTAAATAAAAATCCTGATAAATTCTATTATGAAAAAATCATAAAAGAACTAGGTGTTAGTCTATGTTTTGATGGACCAGATAGAGTTAAGTACTATACAGATTCTACTTTAGCTGAAAACATCAAATACTTAGTAGATAAAGGTTATCAAAAACACATTACTTTATCTTTAGATGCAGGTAGAATTTTATACCAAAGACATTATGGAATTGAAAAAGGAAAATTCACTTTTGGACTAGGATATTTATTTGATCGTTTTATTCCTTTATTAAAACAAGTAGGAGTTTCACAAGAAGCAATTGATGATATGCTAATCAACAATCCACGTGAAATTTTAACCTTTGATGAAAAAAGAGAATTTAATAAAGATTCTTTACCACAAAGAGTTTTAGATATCAAAAAGACATTTAAAATCTAA
- a CDS encoding PTS ascorbate transporter subunit IIC — MKKINLSSKKKFLIGWLAFLVANLIIILVTLLVKAAKPAIGIEPWSSQAWSGAGLFLIKTVYVSNFLAITPILLATIVFTGYMIIGRGIKDSFLGALKTAIGFLLLGIGSGALVGLAKPVFEAVRKLGSSAEIIPLDPYFSLSQSQDFLARISEVIKPGIDYSSLFTFTLLIAFIVNIIFVAGKRWTNTNSLMITGHIMLQQSAVVTSVLYVLLFRQIPIVDGELSAGSQAGLVLISGLFLGIYWATATTATLKPTNLVTQNAGFAVGHQQMLGILTSYKLGRFFGKKEDTAENRKLPSYLKIFEDNIFTQTLIIFVLFVILFIVIIQGSSKPVLNENLIGFTKDSGLSSWNGNLYGGANFIFNIIGGALKIVAALLVIITGVRMFITELQQSFHGISEKIIPGAVVAVDVAATYGFSINSVTYGFVSGVIGQFLAVGIMIGVSAIPGNSYSNIAIPLFITLFFNSGSLGIYANASGGWKAAAIVPGLIGFLEIITISFATKFLSNVAIADGLNNPVAQGYIGMSDWNLFFGLLIIIGAYSVPVAWIFVFIAITALILLAQIIDSGNQTKKTHLQKLFKIKVDNLEQAFEQSA; from the coding sequence ATGAAAAAGATTAATTTATCCAGCAAGAAAAAGTTTTTAATTGGTTGACTTGCTTTTTTAGTGGCTAATTTAATTATAATTTTAGTAACTTTATTAGTAAAAGCAGCTAAACCAGCAATAGGCATTGAACCTTGATCATCACAAGCTTGATCTGGTGCTGGACTTTTCTTGATTAAAACAGTTTATGTTTCAAACTTTTTAGCAATAACTCCGATTTTATTAGCGACCATAGTTTTTACGGGTTATATGATAATAGGAAGAGGAATCAAGGATTCTTTCCTTGGAGCATTAAAAACAGCTATAGGATTTTTACTTCTAGGTATAGGTTCAGGAGCTTTAGTTGGGCTTGCAAAACCAGTATTTGAAGCTGTTAGAAAATTAGGTTCTTCAGCTGAAATTATTCCTTTAGATCCTTATTTTTCTTTATCACAATCACAAGATTTTTTAGCTCGTATTTCAGAGGTTATTAAACCAGGAATTGATTATTCTTCTTTATTTACTTTTACTTTATTAATTGCTTTTATAGTAAACATTATATTTGTAGCAGGAAAAAGATGAACTAATACAAATTCATTAATGATTACAGGGCATATTATGCTTCAACAATCAGCTGTTGTTACTTCAGTTTTATATGTTTTATTATTTAGACAAATTCCAATTGTAGATGGCGAACTTTCAGCTGGTTCACAAGCAGGTTTAGTTCTAATTTCAGGGCTATTTTTAGGAATTTATTGAGCAACTGCAACTACTGCTACTTTAAAACCGACTAATTTAGTTACTCAAAATGCAGGATTTGCTGTTGGACATCAACAAATGCTAGGAATTTTAACTTCATACAAACTAGGAAGATTTTTTGGTAAAAAAGAAGATACAGCCGAAAATAGAAAACTACCTTCATATTTGAAGATTTTTGAAGACAATATCTTTACTCAAACTTTAATTATTTTTGTTTTATTTGTTATTTTATTTATTGTTATCATTCAAGGATCAAGCAAGCCAGTTTTAAATGAAAATTTAATAGGCTTTACTAAAGATTCAGGACTTTCTTCTTGAAATGGAAACTTATATGGAGGAGCTAACTTCATTTTTAACATTATCGGAGGAGCACTTAAAATAGTAGCTGCTTTATTAGTAATAATAACAGGTGTTAGAATGTTCATTACAGAGCTTCAACAATCATTTCATGGAATTAGTGAAAAAATCATTCCAGGAGCAGTAGTAGCTGTCGATGTGGCAGCAACATACGGGTTTTCAATTAACTCAGTAACATATGGATTTGTTTCAGGAGTAATAGGTCAATTTTTAGCTGTAGGAATTATGATAGGAGTTTCAGCAATTCCAGGAAATTCCTACTCAAATATAGCAATTCCATTATTTATTACTTTATTTTTTAACTCAGGATCATTAGGTATTTATGCAAATGCATCAGGAGGTTGAAAAGCCGCAGCTATTGTTCCAGGTTTAATAGGATTTTTAGAAATCATAACAATTTCCTTTGCTACTAAATTTTTATCTAATGTAGCCATAGCAGATGGATTAAATAATCCAGTAGCACAAGGTTATATTGGAATGAGTGACTGAAACTTATTCTTTGGATTGCTAATTATCATTGGGGCTTATTCAGTACCGGTTGCTTGAATTTTTGTTTTTATAGCAATTACTGCACTTATTTTATTAGCTCAGATTATAGACTCTGGAAATCAAACCAAAAAAACTCATTTACAAAAATTATTTAAAATTAAAGTAGATAATTTAGAACAAGCATTTGAACAAAGTGCTTAA
- a CDS encoding PTS sugar transporter subunit IIB: MANLKVIAACGNGMGTSMIIKLKVQKILKELNIPADVDALSMGQSKGMTNSVDIIISSKHLTSEFVQNQRAKIVGVTNLMDENEIRQALKEALNLV; the protein is encoded by the coding sequence ATGGCAAATTTAAAAGTAATCGCAGCTTGCGGTAACGGTATGGGAACTTCAATGATTATTAAGTTAAAAGTTCAAAAAATTTTAAAAGAATTAAACATTCCAGCAGACGTAGATGCTTTATCTATGGGTCAATCTAAAGGAATGACAAATTCAGTAGATATTATTATTTCTTCCAAACATTTAACTTCAGAATTTGTTCAAAATCAAAGAGCAAAAATTGTTGGAGTTACAAATTTAATGGACGAAAACGAAATTAGACAAGCTTTAAAAGAAGCTTTAAACTTAGTATAA
- a CDS encoding PTS sugar transporter subunit IIA, with protein sequence MDLLQTLKKFNSIRLNLEATDWKDAIRLSVEPLIEKQAVTEDYYDAIIESTIKNGPYYIIANDLAMPHAQSDRGVKENSFSLITLKKPVLFDGDNRPVKILITLAATSPEIHTSVALPQIVATFEDENVVKQILDATKVEQVVDIISKIDFKKYLS encoded by the coding sequence ATGGATTTATTACAAACATTAAAAAAATTTAATTCAATTAGATTAAACCTAGAAGCAACAGATTGAAAAGATGCAATTAGATTATCAGTAGAACCTTTAATTGAAAAACAAGCAGTTACTGAAGATTATTATGATGCAATTATAGAATCTACTATCAAAAATGGACCTTATTATATAATTGCAAACGATTTAGCTATGCCTCACGCTCAAAGCGATCGTGGAGTAAAAGAAAATTCGTTTTCATTAATTACATTAAAAAAACCAGTTTTATTTGATGGTGATAATCGTCCAGTTAAAATTTTAATTACATTAGCTGCAACTTCACCTGAAATTCACACTTCGGTTGCGCTTCCACAAATTGTTGCTACTTTTGAAGACGAAAATGTAGTAAAACAAATTTTAGATGCTACTAAAGTAGAACAAGTTGTCGATATTATTTCCAAAATAGATTTTAAAAAATACTTAAGTTAA
- a CDS encoding 3-keto-L-gulonate-6-phosphate decarboxylase UlaD: MPLPLLQIALDNLTISEAIASAKKAEKYIDIIEVGTILLASEGKKAIVELKKAFPDKIIIADGKIADAGKVFSKMFFESGADFTTAICAAETPTMQDILDYAKSLNQTNKFAIKKDLQIEMTSNFSWEQVEKWRQIGVKQLVWHRSRDLQAAGKSWSEKDIEIVSKLASMGFKMTITGGVEVKDIHLFKDIPVYIFIAGRSIRDAQNPELAAKEFKDEFKKYWWK, encoded by the coding sequence ATGCCATTACCATTATTACAAATCGCTTTAGATAATCTTACAATATCTGAAGCGATTGCTTCTGCAAAGAAAGCAGAAAAATATATTGATATTATCGAAGTAGGAACAATTTTACTAGCTTCAGAAGGAAAAAAAGCAATTGTTGAACTCAAAAAAGCTTTTCCAGACAAAATTATCATCGCAGATGGAAAAATTGCTGATGCAGGAAAAGTTTTTTCTAAAATGTTTTTTGAATCAGGTGCTGATTTTACAACTGCTATTTGTGCTGCTGAAACTCCAACTATGCAAGATATTTTAGATTATGCAAAATCTTTAAATCAAACAAATAAATTTGCAATTAAAAAAGATTTACAAATTGAAATGACTTCCAATTTTTCTTGAGAACAAGTAGAAAAATGAAGACAAATTGGAGTAAAACAACTTGTTTGACACCGTTCAAGAGATTTACAAGCAGCAGGTAAATCTTGATCAGAAAAAGATATTGAAATTGTTTCCAAACTTGCTTCAATGGGATTTAAAATGACTATAACCGGCGGTGTTGAAGTAAAAGATATTCATTTATTTAAAGATATTCCTGTATATATTTTTATTGCAGGAAGATCGATTAGAGATGCACAAAATCCAGAGTTAGCAGCTAAGGAATTTAAAGATGAATTTAAAAAATATTGATGAAAATAA
- a CDS encoding L-ribulose-5-phosphate 3-epimerase, translating into MNLKNIDENKHFVGIYEKAIDKRYSFEEKIEIAKEAGFDFIELSVDESDEFSARLNWTDKRINAIKMKLNKEKFYINSMCLSLHRKYPFGSESAKTRQKALLIMEKALILAKKLGIRIIQLAAYDVYYDPWHKQAENYFIKTVKQAAKLAQKYSITLAFETMDTKFASTITRCLYLIKKINMPNLFVYPDLGNLNRFSNDIETEIKLGQDKIVAFHFKDTLENTFKNVDFGHGDVDFVRSLRAINSIDYQGPFLIEMWYKEKDFDLNKTLEENKQVQIDNIKSAREFFLDKLRKANNV; encoded by the coding sequence ATGAATTTAAAAAATATTGATGAAAATAAACATTTTGTTGGAATTTATGAAAAAGCAATAGATAAACGCTATAGTTTTGAAGAAAAAATAGAGATTGCAAAAGAAGCCGGCTTTGATTTCATAGAACTTAGCGTAGATGAATCTGATGAATTTTCTGCTCGTTTAAATTGAACTGATAAAAGAATAAATGCTATAAAAATGAAGCTAAATAAAGAAAAATTCTATATTAATTCTATGTGTTTATCTTTGCATAGAAAATATCCGTTTGGTTCAGAATCTGCAAAAACTAGACAAAAAGCTTTACTTATAATGGAAAAAGCTTTAATACTAGCTAAAAAATTAGGTATTAGAATTATTCAATTAGCTGCTTATGATGTTTATTACGATCCTTGACATAAACAAGCTGAAAATTACTTTATCAAAACAGTAAAACAAGCTGCAAAATTAGCTCAAAAATACTCCATTACTCTCGCTTTCGAAACAATGGATACTAAATTTGCTTCAACAATTACAAGATGTTTATATTTGATTAAAAAAATTAATATGCCTAATTTATTTGTTTATCCAGATTTAGGAAATCTAAACAGATTTTCAAATGATATCGAAACTGAAATTAAACTAGGTCAAGATAAAATAGTAGCTTTCCACTTCAAAGATACATTAGAAAATACCTTTAAAAATGTAGACTTTGGTCACGGTGATGTTGATTTTGTCAGATCTTTAAGAGCTATTAATTCAATAGATTATCAAGGACCTTTTTTAATTGAAATGTGATATAAGGAAAAAGACTTTGATTTAAATAAAACACTAGAAGAAAATAAACAAGTACAAATTGATAATATAAAATCAGCAAGAGAATTTTTCTTAGATAAGCTAAGAAAGGCAAATAATGTTTAA